GTATTGCGGATGGAAGGTCGAAAATAATGACTACTGAATTAACACTGCATACCTTAACTTGCATAGAAGTTAGTAAAAGAATTTTACACATTGATTTTAAAGTAAAAGGAGAACTTGGAGAGCCTGCATCAATAGAATGTGATGGAATTGGGTTGAAGAATCCAATTTAATTAAACTTTTTTCCAGATAATGTTTCCTGTTTTTATATTTCTTACAATTAGAACTCTGTGAAGCGGGATAGTGGTTTCTGCTCCGTTATCAGCATAAATAAAGGTAGATTTTTCGACTTTTGTAATGGAATTCATATGAATAGTTTTACGGTCATTTGTTGCTCCTCGATGGATATAAGTTATTTCGTAATCTTCTTTCCTTTCTTTGTTATTCCAAATTATTCTATTGAATATTACTCTCAAAGGATGCATAATCAATTACGATTTAGTTTATACTTAATATTGTGTAATATATTTAGCGCATTTAGTCTCTAATAGAAAAATCTCAAAATGATATTTGTGAGGAATAGAAATGAAAATTCTAATAACAGCACCAGGATTTGAGGATATTTCAAGGATCTTAGAGGATATTGCTGATGTTGAACTTACCTATAGTAAGATGGGTCGCTTATATACTGAAGAAGAATTGACTGAA
This is a stretch of genomic DNA from Candidatus Bathyarchaeota archaeon. It encodes these proteins:
- a CDS encoding RNA repair domain-containing protein, which produces MHPLRVIFNRIIWNNKERKEDYEITYIHRGATNDRKTIHMNSITKVEKSTFIYADNGAETTIPLHRVLIVRNIKTGNIIWKKV